From Pseudomonadota bacterium, a single genomic window includes:
- a CDS encoding ABC transporter ATP-binding protein, which yields MSPMIELWRVSKRFEGRAALDELTLSVAQGQTLALLGPSGSGKTTTLRLINRLVEPDGGAVLFQGQNVREVDPVTLRRRIGYVIQDAALFPHLTAGENVALVPRLLGWAPARLRARVEELFAWVDLPAEAFAGRYPAQLSGGQGQRVALARALAADPEVVLMDEPFSALDTISRRRLEQQFLAIKRELRKTIVLVTHNIGEAFRLADQVAVLAEGRLQALGTPAELRAEPGNELVSDLLRSLPGLEA from the coding sequence ATGTCGCCGATGATCGAGCTTTGGCGCGTCAGCAAGCGCTTCGAGGGCCGTGCGGCGCTCGATGAGCTGACCCTGAGCGTGGCGCAGGGTCAAACGCTGGCGCTCCTGGGTCCCTCGGGATCGGGGAAGACGACGACGCTGAGGCTGATCAATCGCCTCGTCGAGCCGGACGGGGGCGCGGTGCTCTTTCAGGGGCAGAACGTGCGTGAGGTCGATCCGGTCACCCTGCGGCGCCGGATCGGCTACGTGATCCAGGACGCGGCGCTCTTTCCCCACCTGACCGCTGGCGAGAATGTGGCCCTCGTGCCGCGCCTCTTGGGCTGGGCGCCGGCGCGGCTGCGCGCGCGCGTCGAGGAGCTCTTCGCCTGGGTCGACCTGCCGGCCGAGGCCTTCGCGGGCCGCTATCCCGCGCAGCTCTCGGGGGGGCAGGGCCAGCGGGTGGCGCTGGCGCGGGCCTTGGCCGCGGATCCCGAGGTCGTCCTGATGGACGAGCCCTTCTCAGCGCTCGATACGATCAGCCGGCGCCGCCTGGAGCAGCAGTTCCTGGCGATCAAGCGCGAGCTGCGCAAGACGATCGTCCTGGTGACGCATAACATCGGCGAGGCCTTTCGGCTGGCCGATCAGGTCGCCGTGCTCGCGGAGGGGCGCTTGCAGGCGCTGGGCACGCCGGCCGAGCTGCGCGCGGAACCCGGCAACGAGCTGGTCAGCGACCTGCTGCGCTCCCTGCCCGGCTTGGAGGCCTGA
- a CDS encoding ABC transporter permease subunit — protein sequence MRRCRRSSARRRSFGARRACVVAAALALALHLGGVGSVGGAGGASALAATPSPPRLVVGAKRFTESAILAEVLAQLVERHLGLEVDRRFNLAGTDICFGALTHGAIDLYVEYSGTALRSILGDRRALAAAPALVTVRAALERRFGVAVLAPLGFDNTYALAMRRDRAFELGITRMSDLARRPLRFGFSPEFVGRADGLPGLRQQYVLQVGQLVELDHDLAYRALEEGAIDVLDAYATDAKLSGERLLVLVDDQHFFPPYDAVPLVRRDALRRFPGLESTLSLIAGRIDADTMCQLNAEVEGLGRTPNSVAARLLSRLGLGTVAVHHDARPRSFGGLMRARARKTLSLAGQHLLLTGVATLLACLIGVPLGMLAARRARLASLVLGLAGALQTVPSLALLAFMLPIFGIGTRPAIVALLIYGLLPIVRNTITGLRAVRPRLLEVGLGLGMTRGQLLRRVELPLAVPVILAGVRTATVITVGTATLAAFIGAGGLGEPIVSGLSMNDFRLVLSGALPAALLALALDAALFALERLATPRGLRLPPAAPRR from the coding sequence ATGAGACGCTGCCGGCGCTCCTCCGCGAGGCGGCGGTCGTTTGGGGCACGGCGCGCCTGCGTCGTCGCGGCGGCCCTTGCGCTTGCCCTCCACCTGGGTGGCGTTGGGAGCGTTGGCGGCGCTGGTGGCGCGAGCGCGCTCGCCGCCACGCCGAGTCCTCCGCGGCTGGTGGTCGGCGCCAAGCGCTTCACCGAGAGCGCGATCCTCGCCGAGGTGCTGGCGCAGCTCGTCGAGCGCCACCTCGGGCTCGAGGTCGACCGCCGCTTCAATCTGGCCGGGACCGACATTTGCTTCGGTGCGCTGACCCATGGCGCGATCGATCTCTATGTCGAGTACAGCGGGACGGCGCTGCGCAGCATCCTCGGCGATCGGCGTGCGCTGGCCGCGGCGCCGGCGCTGGTGACCGTGCGCGCCGCGCTCGAACGACGCTTCGGCGTCGCCGTCCTGGCGCCGCTCGGCTTCGACAACACCTATGCCTTGGCGATGCGTCGCGATCGCGCCTTCGAGCTCGGGATCACGCGCATGAGCGACCTCGCCCGGCGGCCGCTGCGCTTCGGTTTCTCGCCTGAGTTCGTTGGGCGCGCCGACGGCTTGCCGGGGCTGCGGCAGCAGTACGTGCTGCAGGTGGGGCAGCTCGTCGAGCTCGATCATGATCTCGCTTATCGCGCGCTGGAGGAGGGCGCGATCGACGTCCTCGACGCCTACGCCACGGACGCCAAGCTGAGCGGTGAGCGGCTGCTCGTGCTCGTCGATGACCAGCACTTCTTTCCGCCCTACGACGCCGTGCCGCTGGTGCGGCGCGACGCGCTGCGACGCTTCCCGGGGCTCGAGTCGACGCTGTCCTTGATCGCCGGGCGGATCGACGCCGACACGATGTGCCAGCTCAATGCCGAGGTCGAGGGCCTGGGCCGTACGCCGAACAGCGTCGCCGCGCGGCTCCTGTCGCGCCTCGGCCTCGGGACGGTCGCGGTCCATCACGACGCGCGGCCGCGTAGCTTCGGCGGCCTGATGCGGGCGCGGGCGCGCAAGACGCTGAGCCTCGCCGGCCAGCACCTGCTCCTGACCGGCGTGGCGACGCTGCTGGCCTGTCTGATCGGCGTGCCCTTGGGAATGCTCGCCGCCCGTCGCGCACGGCTCGCGAGCCTGGTGCTTGGCCTCGCCGGGGCGCTGCAGACGGTGCCCTCGCTCGCGCTCCTGGCCTTCATGTTGCCCATCTTCGGCATCGGCACGCGACCGGCGATCGTGGCCTTGTTGATCTATGGGCTGCTGCCGATCGTCCGCAACACGATCACCGGACTGCGCGCCGTTCGCCCGCGCCTGCTCGAGGTCGGGCTGGGGCTGGGGATGACCCGGGGCCAGCTCCTGCGGCGGGTCGAGCTGCCCTTGGCCGTTCCCGTGATCCTGGCGGGTGTTCGCACCGCCACCGTGATCACCGTCGGCACGGCCACGCTCGCCGCCTTCATCGGCGCGGGCGGGCTCGGTGAGCCGATCGTCAGCGGCTTGAGCATGAACGACTTTCGCCTGGTGCTCAGCGGCGCGCTGCCGGCGGCCCTGCTGGCGCTGGCCCTCGATGCAGCGCTCTTTGCGCTCGAGCGCCTCGCCACGCCGCGCGGCCTGCGCCTCCCGCCGGCCGCGCCGCGACGGTGA
- a CDS encoding B12-binding domain-containing radical SAM protein, translating into MKILLVYSAFPVSYWGFQHSMPLIGRKASLAPLGLITLAALLPRSWQPRLIDLNVRPLDDQDLLWAEVVFVGGMRIQAPSMHEVVRRARAFGRRTVVGGPAPTTTPEEFADADVVFCGEAEGRIDELVAALTLPRGERRVLVAEERPPLASSPIPRFELLDLEAYASISVQYSRGCPFQCEFCDIIEIFGRVPRVKAPAQVLAELDALYACGYRGSVFFVDDNFIGNKASVRALLAALEPWQRARDFPFELYTEASVNLAADSELVSALVRAGFTAVFLGIETPSATALAAAGKRQNLALDLHEAVERLTAAGLEVMGGFIVGFDSDGVEAFAAQRAFLDGAPLPLAMIGLLIALPGTALWRRLAREGRLRSSTSGDHFARPNFEPAMDEALLLSGYAALLAALYSPAAYYARCAAFVGAAPRLPGGGKRLRAWHLMTMARCVWQVGIRAPYRLEFWRLLARALRQAPHQLTWVVGHVVMGEHMIRYTREQVLPRLAQARAELALERAAAADAPGVPAPARRQGGAPRSGQAAAVAALHAEG; encoded by the coding sequence ATGAAGATCCTGCTGGTCTATTCGGCCTTTCCCGTCAGTTACTGGGGCTTCCAGCACAGCATGCCCCTGATCGGTCGAAAGGCCTCACTGGCGCCGCTGGGGCTGATCACGCTGGCGGCCTTGCTGCCCCGCTCGTGGCAGCCGCGGCTGATCGATCTCAACGTGCGGCCGCTCGACGATCAGGACCTGCTCTGGGCGGAGGTCGTGTTCGTCGGCGGGATGCGCATCCAGGCGCCCTCGATGCACGAGGTCGTGCGGCGAGCCCGCGCCTTCGGGCGCCGCACCGTCGTCGGTGGGCCGGCGCCGACCACGACGCCCGAGGAGTTCGCCGACGCCGACGTCGTGTTCTGCGGCGAGGCAGAGGGGCGGATCGACGAGCTGGTAGCAGCGTTGACCCTGCCGCGTGGCGAGAGGCGTGTGCTCGTCGCCGAGGAGCGTCCCCCGCTCGCGAGCAGTCCGATTCCGCGCTTCGAGCTACTGGACCTCGAGGCCTACGCCTCGATCAGCGTGCAGTACTCGCGCGGCTGTCCCTTTCAGTGCGAGTTCTGCGACATCATCGAGATCTTTGGCCGCGTGCCGCGGGTCAAGGCGCCCGCGCAGGTGCTCGCCGAGCTCGACGCGCTCTATGCCTGTGGCTATCGCGGGTCGGTCTTCTTCGTCGACGACAATTTCATTGGCAACAAGGCGTCGGTGCGCGCGCTGCTCGCCGCGCTCGAGCCCTGGCAACGGGCGCGGGACTTCCCCTTTGAGCTCTACACTGAGGCCAGCGTCAACCTCGCGGCGGATAGCGAGCTGGTCAGCGCCCTGGTGCGGGCGGGGTTCACGGCGGTCTTCCTCGGCATCGAGACGCCCTCGGCCACCGCGCTCGCCGCCGCCGGCAAGCGTCAGAACCTCGCGCTCGACCTCCACGAGGCCGTCGAGCGCCTGACGGCGGCCGGCCTCGAGGTGATGGGAGGCTTCATCGTCGGCTTCGACAGCGATGGCGTGGAGGCCTTCGCGGCCCAGCGCGCCTTCCTCGACGGCGCACCCTTGCCGCTGGCGATGATCGGCCTGCTCATCGCGCTGCCGGGCACCGCGTTATGGCGGCGCCTCGCCCGCGAAGGGCGCCTGCGCAGCAGCACCAGCGGTGATCATTTCGCCCGCCCGAACTTCGAGCCGGCGATGGATGAGGCGCTGCTGCTCAGCGGCTACGCCGCGCTGCTCGCCGCGCTCTATTCGCCCGCGGCCTACTACGCGCGCTGCGCGGCCTTCGTCGGCGCGGCGCCGCGTCTGCCCGGCGGCGGCAAGCGGCTGCGCGCCTGGCACCTGATGACGATGGCGCGCTGCGTCTGGCAGGTTGGCATCCGCGCTCCCTACCGGCTTGAGTTCTGGCGCCTGCTGGCGCGAGCCCTCCGGCAGGCGCCCCATCAGCTCACCTGGGTCGTCGGTCACGTCGTGATGGGCGAGCACATGATCCGCTACACGCGCGAGCAGGTGCTGCCGCGCCTGGCCCAGGCGCGGGCCGAGCTGGCGCTGGAGCGTGCGGCAGCGGCCGACGCGCCGGGCGTGCCGGCGCCGGCTCGGCGCCAGGGCGGGGCGCCGCGGTCGGGCCAAGCGGCGGCGGTCGCGGCGCTCCACGCTGAGGGCTAG
- a CDS encoding sensor histidine kinase, translating to MARRLKHHSLLRTGALLWLLLAAVIVPALLSLAVGIIALVLWRAPFDIVFGVLVLCFAAMVLTGGVLSMLYLRRTARLAEMQTDFIANVSHELRTPLAGIRLLVETLTLGRAPAPEQRNAVLNRLAAEVHRLEDLVARILSWRRLESGAAVLQREPLQLAPLVEEAVAAVLAQTTAGPAPRLEVDLAAELPPIDGDREALLAALRNLLHNAIKFGADRGPVRIEARGVAGEVVVAVRDQGPGIPPSERKRIFERFYRVPAHDPARQGTGLGLAIVRRVVQGHRGRLRVESEQDAGTTFTMHLPVGRAARRGGPR from the coding sequence ATGGCACGCAGGCTCAAGCACCATAGTTTGCTGCGCACGGGCGCCCTGCTCTGGCTGCTCTTGGCGGCGGTGATCGTGCCTGCGCTGCTCTCGTTGGCGGTGGGCATCATCGCCCTGGTGCTCTGGCGCGCGCCCTTCGACATTGTCTTCGGCGTGCTGGTGCTCTGCTTCGCCGCGATGGTGCTGACCGGCGGTGTGCTCTCGATGCTCTATCTGCGCCGGACGGCACGCCTCGCCGAGATGCAGACGGACTTCATCGCCAACGTCTCGCACGAGCTACGCACGCCGCTGGCGGGTATACGCCTGCTCGTCGAGACGTTGACGCTCGGTCGTGCACCTGCCCCCGAGCAGCGCAACGCGGTGCTGAATCGGCTGGCCGCCGAGGTCCATCGACTCGAGGACCTGGTCGCCCGGATCCTCAGCTGGCGGCGTCTCGAGAGCGGAGCCGCGGTGCTGCAGCGTGAGCCCCTGCAGCTCGCCCCGCTGGTCGAGGAGGCAGTCGCGGCGGTCTTGGCGCAGACGACCGCTGGGCCCGCCCCACGGCTCGAGGTCGACCTCGCCGCGGAACTTCCGCCGATCGATGGCGATCGCGAGGCGCTGCTGGCCGCGCTGCGCAACCTCTTGCACAACGCGATCAAGTTCGGCGCGGATCGCGGGCCGGTGCGGATCGAGGCGCGTGGCGTGGCGGGCGAGGTGGTGGTGGCCGTGCGGGATCAGGGACCTGGGATACCGCCGAGCGAGCGAAAGCGGATCTTTGAGCGCTTCTACCGCGTCCCGGCGCACGACCCCGCGCGCCAGGGCACTGGCCTGGGCCTGGCGATCGTGCGGCGCGTCGTGCAGGGGCATCGCGGCAGGCTGCGCGTGGAGAGCGAGCAGGACGCCGGTACGACCTTCACGATGCACCTTCCGGTCGGGAGGGCCGCGCGCCGTGGTGGTCCGCGATGA
- a CDS encoding response regulator transcription factor produces MTSALATILVVEDDPSLALGLQLNLEAEGYRVLLARDGADGLRQALASAPDLIVLDRMLPRMEGLDLLAEVRERGHEMPVIIVSARGEVHDKLDGLGLGADDYMTKPFSVAELAARIQVALRRSRRSGRAAAVLRCGEVELDLDGHQVRRAGQEVLLTAKEFDLLAYLARHPRRVHSRDQLLVAVWGDDYEGTARTVDNFVRSLRVKLERDPAHPDYLVTVRGAGYRFDLPV; encoded by the coding sequence ATGACCAGCGCCCTCGCGACGATTCTCGTGGTCGAGGATGACCCTTCGCTGGCGCTCGGGTTGCAGCTCAACCTGGAGGCGGAGGGCTACCGGGTGCTGTTGGCGCGGGACGGCGCCGACGGTCTGCGGCAGGCGCTGGCGAGCGCGCCCGACCTGATCGTCCTCGACCGCATGCTGCCGCGGATGGAGGGGCTCGACCTGCTGGCGGAGGTGCGCGAGCGTGGCCACGAGATGCCGGTGATCATCGTGTCGGCGCGCGGCGAGGTGCACGACAAGCTCGACGGGCTCGGGCTCGGCGCCGATGACTACATGACGAAGCCCTTCAGCGTGGCCGAGCTGGCGGCCCGGATCCAGGTGGCCCTGCGGCGCAGTCGGCGCAGCGGGCGCGCGGCGGCCGTGCTGCGCTGTGGGGAAGTGGAGCTCGATCTCGATGGTCATCAGGTGCGGCGCGCGGGGCAGGAGGTGCTGCTCACCGCCAAGGAGTTCGACCTGCTGGCCTACCTGGCGCGCCACCCGCGGCGGGTTCATTCGCGGGACCAGCTCCTGGTCGCGGTTTGGGGCGACGACTACGAGGGCACAGCGCGCACAGTCGATAACTTCGTCCGCAGTCTGCGCGTCAAGCTCGAGCGCGATCCGGCGCACCCCGACTATTTGGTCACCGTGCGCGGTGCGGGGTACCGTTTCGACCTCCCCGTCTGA
- a CDS encoding tetratricopeptide repeat protein gives MHGRWRFGERAVSDGWRAASSSAAAMTTLAEQQGPTPARWRRVLGSRPLWLVLLSLGATCWALQAPFYLDAVSRIGLNPDLRQLGHLWDRLIYPPSEYFNFDRNDPSRPVVFALYTLIWWLAPNQPFGFTLFNLLLHALNAVLVFVCARWLLGRLWPERAAETPAFVVAALFALSPLNVGTAIYSYALTDVLALTFSLLALMAFVRGSERGRSSAMPWRWRLAAWSSLLAGLFAKQSLAVLPLAIVAADYFVLAAGRWSALRRQALTHLGLFAIVGAYLAWRQSYFGLIGDVEGVRYLWNRWDYLAAQPEVVLRYIGGLLVPIDLSLDHAFGSHVAGSWLPRVGLPWVVLLALLLATLRLALKGGAFAASAACALLWFFLQLAPTSSLMPTVDAMVERRVYLPSVGLYLFLVLVVEQLRQATRSNAGGGRAHRRERLWHYGPALLAGLVLCAFGLVSARRSYQFRDPVATWQSVVALYPDSPRALSNLAAAQLDRRHYRAAHALFQRATKLQSAAFSDWYNLGDIYERRDSGFYDPARATLMYRRALAVNPGYALVFFRLARLLQLRGEFDEARELYRRSIGAGVELVDSYNNLGLIELEQGRLGAARQAFQQALTLAPGYARARLNLERLEQVQGAR, from the coding sequence ATGCACGGTCGCTGGCGCTTCGGCGAGCGTGCCGTCAGCGACGGCTGGCGCGCCGCGTCGTCGTCGGCGGCGGCGATGACGACCCTCGCCGAGCAGCAGGGACCCACGCCGGCGCGCTGGAGGCGCGTCCTCGGCAGCCGCCCGCTATGGTTGGTCCTGCTGAGCCTGGGCGCGACCTGCTGGGCGTTGCAGGCGCCCTTTTACCTCGACGCCGTCTCGCGCATCGGGCTGAATCCGGACCTGCGGCAGCTCGGTCACCTCTGGGATCGGCTGATCTACCCGCCCTCCGAGTACTTCAACTTCGACCGCAACGATCCGTCGCGGCCGGTGGTCTTCGCGCTCTACACGCTGATCTGGTGGCTCGCGCCCAATCAGCCCTTTGGCTTCACGCTCTTCAACCTGCTGCTGCACGCGTTGAACGCGGTGCTGGTCTTTGTCTGCGCGCGCTGGCTGCTGGGCCGGCTCTGGCCGGAGCGTGCCGCGGAGACGCCCGCCTTCGTGGTGGCGGCGCTCTTCGCGCTCTCGCCGCTGAACGTCGGCACGGCGATCTACAGCTATGCGCTGACGGACGTGTTGGCGTTGACTTTCAGCCTGCTGGCGTTGATGGCTTTCGTGCGCGGCAGCGAGCGCGGGCGCTCGAGCGCGATGCCGTGGCGCTGGCGCCTGGCGGCGTGGAGCAGCCTGCTCGCGGGTCTCTTTGCCAAGCAGTCGCTGGCTGTGCTGCCGCTGGCGATCGTGGCGGCTGACTACTTCGTGCTGGCGGCAGGGCGTTGGTCGGCCCTGCGTCGGCAGGCGCTGACGCACCTCGGCCTCTTCGCCATCGTCGGGGCGTATCTCGCTTGGCGACAGAGCTACTTCGGCCTGATCGGGGACGTCGAGGGCGTGCGTTACCTTTGGAACCGCTGGGACTACCTGGCCGCGCAGCCGGAGGTGGTGCTGCGCTACATCGGTGGGCTCTTGGTGCCGATCGACCTGAGCCTCGACCACGCCTTCGGCAGCCACGTGGCCGGGAGCTGGTTGCCGCGCGTGGGCCTGCCTTGGGTGGTCTTGCTCGCTCTGCTCCTGGCGACGCTGCGGCTGGCGCTCAAGGGCGGGGCCTTCGCAGCCTCAGCGGCCTGCGCGCTGCTGTGGTTCTTTCTGCAGCTGGCGCCGACCTCGAGCCTGATGCCGACGGTCGACGCGATGGTCGAGCGCCGGGTGTACCTGCCCAGCGTCGGGCTCTATCTATTTCTGGTGCTGGTGGTAGAGCAACTGCGGCAGGCGACCCGCTCGAACGCGGGCGGAGGCCGAGCGCACCGGCGCGAGCGGCTCTGGCACTACGGGCCGGCGCTGCTGGCGGGCCTGGTCCTCTGCGCCTTCGGCCTGGTCTCGGCGCGGCGCAGCTACCAGTTTCGGGATCCGGTGGCGACGTGGCAGAGCGTGGTCGCGCTCTACCCCGATAGTCCGCGCGCGTTGAGCAACCTCGCCGCGGCCCAGCTCGACCGGCGCCATTACCGAGCGGCGCACGCGCTCTTTCAGCGCGCGACCAAGCTGCAGAGCGCGGCCTTCAGCGATTGGTACAACCTCGGTGACATCTATGAGCGGCGGGACAGTGGCTTCTACGATCCCGCGCGCGCGACGCTGATGTATCGCCGAGCGCTGGCGGTCAACCCGGGCTACGCGCTGGTCTTCTTCCGCCTGGCGCGGCTGCTGCAACTGCGCGGCGAGTTCGACGAGGCGCGGGAACTCTATCGGCGCAGCATCGGCGCCGGCGTGGAGCTGGTCGATAGCTACAACAACCTCGGGCTGATCGAGCTCGAGCAAGGGCGGCTCGGCGCCGCGCGTCAGGCCTTCCAGCAGGCCCTGACCCTCGCGCCTGGCTACGCACGAGCGCGGCTCAACCTCGAGCGGCTGGAGCAAGTCCAGGGCGCTCGCTAG
- the ttcA gene encoding tRNA 2-thiocytidine(32) synthetase TtcA — translation MAPSTSTDRAIPTQFEPTQDELPRLERKLARALGQAVADFGMITAGDRVLVALSGGKDSATLLELLLRLQRRAPIAFTLEAVNLDPGYADYQPEVVRRFAEERGVRIHLLRAPVEQLVAEKLAPGQAACPLCSRIRRGAFYTLARREGFTKLALGHHLDDLLETLLINLFYAGTLRAMAPALAPKDGPPTVIRPLCYALERDIAAYAAARQLAVIPCASPHCGASDRRRQVIKHLLATLEHDDPDLKQRMRKALANVQPASLLDPRLLRLARAAGLGVAHATTDDAF, via the coding sequence ATGGCGCCCTCCACCAGCACCGACCGCGCGATCCCGACGCAGTTCGAGCCGACGCAAGACGAGCTGCCGCGCCTGGAGCGCAAGCTCGCCCGCGCGCTCGGCCAGGCCGTCGCCGACTTCGGGATGATCACCGCCGGCGACCGCGTGCTGGTCGCGCTCTCGGGAGGCAAGGACTCGGCGACCTTGCTCGAGCTGCTGCTGCGGCTGCAGCGCCGGGCACCCATCGCCTTCACCCTCGAGGCTGTCAACCTCGACCCTGGCTACGCCGACTACCAACCCGAGGTCGTCCGTCGCTTCGCCGAGGAGCGCGGCGTGCGCATCCACCTACTGCGCGCGCCGGTCGAGCAGCTCGTCGCCGAGAAGTTGGCCCCGGGACAGGCCGCCTGTCCGCTCTGCTCACGCATCCGACGCGGCGCCTTCTACACGCTGGCGCGGCGCGAGGGCTTCACCAAGTTGGCGCTCGGCCACCACCTCGACGATCTGCTGGAGACGCTGCTGATCAATCTCTTCTACGCTGGGACGCTGCGCGCGATGGCCCCGGCGTTGGCGCCGAAGGATGGCCCGCCGACCGTGATCCGGCCGCTCTGCTACGCGCTCGAGCGCGACATCGCGGCCTACGCGGCAGCACGACAGCTCGCGGTGATTCCCTGCGCCAGCCCGCACTGCGGCGCGAGCGACCGCCGCCGCCAGGTGATCAAGCACCTGCTGGCCACGCTCGAGCACGACGACCCCGACCTGAAGCAGCGCATGCGCAAGGCGCTGGCCAACGTGCAGCCCGCCTCGCTGCTCGACCCCCGCCTGCTGCGCCTCGCGCGCGCCGCGGGCCTGGGCGTGGCGCACGCCACGACCGACGACGCGTTCTGA
- a CDS encoding sulfate ABC transporter substrate-binding protein — protein sequence MHMRISGRERPRARPRLAVASLVLLTACHGERGSGRGDATLLNVSYDPTHALFSALNAAFARAWRRRTGRSVTIHQSHGGSGKQARAVIDGLEADVVTLGLAYDIDAIARAGLLAADWRRRLPEQGVPFTSTIVFLVRRGNPKQLRDWDDLVRPGVAVITPNPKSSGGARWNYLAAWGYALRRPGGTPEGARTFVRALYRNVPVLDAGARGATTTFAQRGIGDVLIAWESEALLVLQTLGARRFALVRPSLSILAEPPVALVDRNVDRHRSRALAEAYLRFLYTDAAQELAARQGYRPRAAPLLARFAERFPPVALFTVEEAFGGWARAQAEHFAEGGTFDEIYARR from the coding sequence ATGCACATGCGCATCAGCGGCCGCGAGCGCCCGCGCGCCAGGCCGCGACTCGCGGTCGCCAGCCTCGTCCTCTTGACGGCCTGCCACGGTGAGCGGGGTTCGGGAAGGGGCGACGCTACGCTGCTCAATGTCTCCTATGATCCGACGCACGCGCTCTTCAGCGCGCTCAACGCGGCCTTCGCCCGGGCTTGGCGGCGACGGACCGGTCGATCGGTGACGATCCATCAATCGCATGGCGGCTCCGGCAAGCAGGCGCGCGCGGTGATCGACGGGCTCGAGGCGGACGTCGTGACGCTGGGCCTGGCCTACGACATCGACGCCATTGCGCGTGCGGGGCTGCTCGCCGCGGACTGGCGGCGGCGCCTGCCCGAGCAGGGCGTGCCCTTCACCTCGACGATCGTCTTCCTCGTGCGCCGCGGCAACCCGAAGCAGCTGCGCGACTGGGACGATCTCGTGCGACCCGGGGTCGCGGTGATCACGCCCAACCCGAAGTCCTCCGGCGGGGCGCGCTGGAACTACCTCGCCGCCTGGGGTTATGCGCTGCGCCGCCCCGGCGGCACGCCCGAAGGGGCGCGAACCTTCGTCAGGGCGCTCTATCGCAATGTCCCGGTGCTCGACGCCGGCGCCCGCGGAGCGACCACGACCTTCGCGCAGCGCGGCATCGGCGACGTACTGATCGCCTGGGAGAGCGAGGCGCTGCTGGTGCTGCAAACCCTCGGCGCCCGGCGCTTCGCGCTCGTGCGCCCCTCCCTCAGCATCCTCGCCGAGCCGCCGGTGGCGCTCGTCGACCGCAACGTCGACCGCCATCGGAGCCGCGCCCTGGCGGAGGCCTACCTGCGCTTTCTCTACACCGATGCGGCCCAGGAGCTCGCCGCGCGCCAGGGCTATCGGCCGCGCGCCGCGCCGCTGCTGGCACGCTTCGCCGAGCGCTTCCCGCCGGTCGCGCTCTTCACCGTCGAGGAGGCCTTCGGCGGCTGGGCCCGCGCCCAGGCCGAGCATTTCGCCGAGGGCGGGACCTTCGACGAGATCTACGCGCGCCGCTAG